Proteins encoded together in one Microbacterium sp. ABRD28 window:
- a CDS encoding histidine phosphatase family protein — protein MTIELVLARHAKSDWGDPGLRDHDRPLNERGLRDAPRMAARLAETGFRPDALLSSTAVRARTTAEAFAAALETAVTLVPDLYGAPPATLLATASTSGALRVMLVAHNPGMAELADALSGGRIGEMPTCAVARFRWDDDDWAVVGAVDPDEWHIDTPR, from the coding sequence ATGACGATCGAACTGGTGCTGGCGCGACACGCGAAGTCGGACTGGGGCGACCCCGGGCTCCGCGATCACGATCGCCCGTTGAACGAGCGCGGCCTGCGCGATGCGCCGCGGATGGCCGCGCGCCTGGCCGAGACGGGTTTCCGCCCGGATGCGCTGCTGTCCAGCACGGCCGTGCGCGCCCGCACGACCGCCGAGGCCTTCGCCGCGGCGCTCGAGACCGCGGTCACCCTCGTTCCCGACCTCTACGGTGCCCCGCCCGCGACGCTCCTCGCCACGGCGTCGACGAGCGGCGCCCTGCGCGTGATGCTCGTCGCCCACAACCCCGGGATGGCCGAGCTGGCCGACGCGCTCTCCGGCGGCCGGATCGGCGAGATGCCGACGTGCGCGGTCGCCCGGTTCCGCTGGGACGATGACGACTGGGCGGTCGTCGGCGCGGTCGACCCGGACGAGTGGCACATCGACACGCCCCGCTGA
- the hutI gene encoding imidazolonepropionase: protein MSGTLITNIGELTTNVARGGDACGTIRNAAVLARNGLIAWVGCARDAPSPGSDTKVVDAAGRAVLPGFVDAHTHLVFGGDRADEFEARMAGRPYTAGGIRRTVAATRAAGEEELRGRLAGFIRELRRQGTTTVEIKTGYGLTADDEERLARLAAEVTDEVTFLGAHVVPPEYADDRRGYLDLVCGPMLERCAPFSRWIDVFCEDGAFTEAEARRVLAAGVARGLAPRVHGNQLGEGPGVALAVGLGAASVDHCTFLSDADVALLAGSQTVATLLPGVEFSTRQPYPDARRLIDGGVTVALASDCNPGSSFTSSMPLMIALAVREMGMTVAEAVWAATAGGARALRRTDVGGIAPGMRADLVLLDAPSRIHLAYRPGVPIVAAVWKDGERAA, encoded by the coding sequence GTGAGCGGGACGCTCATCACGAACATCGGCGAACTGACCACGAATGTCGCCCGCGGCGGCGACGCGTGCGGCACGATCCGCAATGCGGCCGTCCTCGCGCGGAACGGCCTCATCGCGTGGGTCGGGTGTGCTCGCGACGCACCGTCGCCCGGCTCCGACACGAAAGTGGTGGATGCCGCTGGCCGGGCTGTGCTGCCGGGGTTCGTCGACGCGCACACCCACCTGGTGTTCGGGGGCGACCGCGCCGACGAGTTCGAGGCACGGATGGCCGGCAGGCCTTATACCGCCGGCGGCATACGTCGCACCGTCGCGGCCACGCGCGCGGCCGGTGAGGAGGAGTTGCGCGGCCGCCTCGCGGGGTTCATCCGGGAACTGCGCCGTCAGGGCACGACGACCGTGGAGATCAAGACGGGGTACGGGCTGACCGCCGACGACGAGGAGCGGCTCGCTCGCCTCGCGGCCGAGGTGACCGACGAGGTGACCTTCCTCGGGGCGCACGTCGTCCCGCCGGAGTACGCCGATGACCGCCGCGGCTACCTCGACCTCGTCTGCGGACCGATGCTCGAGCGCTGCGCGCCGTTCAGTCGCTGGATCGACGTCTTCTGCGAGGACGGCGCCTTCACCGAGGCGGAGGCGCGCCGGGTCTTGGCGGCGGGTGTCGCGCGGGGCCTCGCGCCCCGCGTGCACGGGAATCAGCTCGGAGAAGGGCCGGGTGTCGCCCTGGCGGTCGGCCTCGGCGCCGCATCCGTCGATCACTGCACATTCCTCAGCGACGCCGACGTGGCTCTCCTCGCGGGTTCGCAGACGGTCGCCACGCTTCTCCCCGGAGTGGAGTTCTCCACGCGCCAGCCCTATCCCGACGCCCGCCGTCTCATCGACGGGGGGGTCACCGTCGCCCTCGCGAGCGACTGCAACCCCGGGTCGAGCTTCACCAGTTCGATGCCGCTCATGATCGCCCTCGCGGTGCGCGAAATGGGGATGACGGTCGCCGAGGCGGTGTGGGCGGCGACGGCGGGGGGAGCCCGTGCGCTCCGGCGCACCGACGTCGGCGGTATCGCCCCCGGGATGCGAGCAGATCTGGTGCTCTTGGATGCTCCGTCACGGATCCATCTGGCCTATCGGCCGGGTGTGCCGATCGTCGCGGCGGTCTGGAAAGACGGGGAACGCGCCGCGTAG